A stretch of Aedes aegypti strain LVP_AGWG chromosome 2, AaegL5.0 Primary Assembly, whole genome shotgun sequence DNA encodes these proteins:
- the LOC5573955 gene encoding uncharacterized protein LOC5573955 has protein sequence MLRLFQKLATRSYCTASTSKLVDSLSECIDGLEKDTLTKLFQSAPHLTKYAPELWNRTHNLMAQEGIETANFLSIVTGHPEVLTRQPNRLISSMNCWRSCQFGDRPMQVLLSAHPQLLDFSDHNQLAQRVAFLHSYFETRKNVWRLFMNCPNLVLDKERDIRPKIDYLLQTMRIEVLEVVKSCAFAADMDLIRCRHVFLERLGLFKPRSLKAEPGDPSNNPKLNQITDTSDKRFAVKVAYVTLEEYEAFVELYRKERNRLGEGRDELDDDEDDDFELDDGADEGRQERKQKYRKRTRRNSAR, from the exons ATGCTCCGTTTGTTCCAAAAACTTGCCACCCGGAGTTACTGCACCGCCTCGACCTCAAAGTTG GTCGACTCCCTATCGGAATGCATCGACGGTCTGGAAAAGGACACCCTGACCAAACTGTTCCAAAGTGCGCCACACCTGACCAAATATGCCCCGGAGCTGTGGAACCGAACGCACAATCTGATGGCCCAGGAAGGCATCGAGACGGCCAACTTTCTCTCCATCGTCACAGGGCATCCGGAAGTTCTGACCCGGCAACCGAACCGGTTGATCTCCAGCATGAACTGCTGGCGATCGTGTCAATTTGGTGACCGACCGATGCAAGTCCTGCTCTCAGCCCATCCCCAGCTTCTGGACTTCAGTGACCATAATCAGCTGGCGCAACGGGTggcatttttgcattcgtatttcGAAACGAGAAAGAACGTTTGGCGGTTGTTCATGAACTGCCCGAACCTGGTGCTGGACAAGGAAAGGGACATCCGACCCAAGATAGACTACCTGCTGCAGACGATGCGGATCGAAGTGCTGGAAGTGGTCAAGTCGTGTGCCTTTGCTGCAGATATGGATCTGATCCGTTGTAGGCACGTGTTCTTGGAGCGATTGGGACTGTTCAAGCCACGAAGTCTGAAAGCAGAACCGGGCGATCCTAGCAACAATCCGAAGCTTAACCAGATAACGGACACCTCGGATAAGCGGTTCGCGGTGAAAGTTGCCTATGTGACGCTGGAGGAATATGAGGCCTTTGTGGAGTTGTACCGGAAAGAGCGGAATCGTTTGGGCGAAGGGCGGGATGAGCTGGATGACGACGAGGATGATGATTTTGAGCTGGACGATGGAGCTGACGAAGGCCGACAGGAGAGGAAGCAGAAGTACCGCAAGAGGACGAGGAGGAATTCGGCGCGGTGA